The following is a genomic window from Ignavibacteria bacterium.
CATCTTGCAATATTGTTCTTTGGTAATTCGTTCGTTGGTTTCCAAAAAATCGAGCAACCGTTTTTCATTTTCACCAATTGAAATTCGCAGCGGCTCACTTTTTACGTTTTCACTGCGCAATACTTTTACAACTTCTTTACTTGCTTCCATCGTTGTATCGTTCACGCGAATATAAATTCCTGTGCCTTCATCGTTTTTTTCAGCTTCCAAAACTTTGTGCGGTTTCGATATGCTTTCCTGAACTTTACACACAAGCACATCTTGACTTGCACGATACGGCACGATTTCCAATTCCATATTAACAGGAGGTTCTGATAAAAAATCTCCTGCTGTACGAATCAAATCCATTTCTTCTTTTT
Proteins encoded in this region:
- a CDS encoding ATP-binding protein, which produces MNYTDIDALVEEGEGVQREFKRKVTSPEKIARTITAFANTRGGCILFGVDDDGTIVGITSEKEEMDLIRTAGDFLSEPPVNMELEIVPYRASQDVLVCKVQESISKPHKVLEAEKNDEGTGIYIRVNDTTMEASKEVVKVLRSENVKSEPLRISIGENEKRLLDFLETNERITKEQYCKMANISRRRASRSLVNLVRARILFLNTNEKSDYYTLV